The nucleotide sequence CTGCTTTGTTGTAGGGTCTTCAAAGCTACTCTTAACAAGATGGCACTGACCCTGCACATTGATCTTGCAACTGAGTTCCAATTGACTGAAGCTCTTCCAAAGAGTTCACTAACCttattgatcaaaaagataCCTACTTGTTCCTGGTATATGTGCTTTGAcataaaatcatcaatcaaatgaaagTATTCGTCCTGCTTCCCGAATAAAGTATCCAACAAGTAAGTGATTGCTTTAAATGTGTTGTCTTCTAAGATTTCAATGGTCAGTCCACTGTGATTGGATGAGTTCTCCACTATTCCAAGCAATGACGAAAAGAGCTCATTAAAGTACTTAAGCAACTGTGAGAGCTCTAATTTGCAGAATACCACCAATGAGTTTgataattcatcaagtcCCTTTTGTCCCAATTTGAAGTACTTTTCATACTGGAAGATGTTGTCTATGGAAATGTCTGAATTGTAAACCTTTCCCACATATTCCGTGTTAAGCTCAACGCGAGCAATTGGGGCGTTTTGAGAGGTAGAAAGTATATCGACAACGTGAGGTTTCGTCTTGTTGAACTCAACTAACCTGTTGCCAGATTTATACAAAAGTTTACCTTCACCAGCCAAAACCCCGTTCACGTACAAGGATAATAATATGTAATCATCGCGCAATGGCTTCTTTGTTGGACTCTTCAAAGAGACGCCATTAACCTTGacaatttcaccaattgaCTCACCAGGGAAAACGGAAATGAATTGCCaatgtttcttttccaattgattggATGCCTTAGCAAATGTAATAAGTTCGTTGTTGGGTGTactgatttcaaaagtcAACAAGTCGTCTTTGGATCCACctttaatcaaattgacCCTGTTCATTTTCAAGTAAATACGCTCATAGTTCTCAGCTAATGGATCAAAAAAGATCGGTTTGATTCTAGCAATAGGAGTCGAGCTTGAAATCATATCAGAATTGGAAGCACTGAACTGGTGCTTAAACTCCTTCACAGTTACCACAAGTTTTTCAGCTCTAGGATTGACAGCAATTCCGTGACTAGTACCTGCGATGATTCTGTCAACAAGTTCACCCCACCCATTGTTTTCGACACCATCAACCGCATCTCCTCGCTTATTCATGTAGGATCCATACAATTTAATGGAGAAGTGATGTGCCTCACCCGATTGCAACGATCCAGTGTTGCGAGAAAAAATTCTTGTGATATCCGCAACTCCTGCTGCAATACCACGTTTAACTCTTCTTACCAGGGGTGCTTGAGAgtttttcaagttcaagTCAACCTCTTCAGTCAAAACAGTGACAAGAAagactttgttgttgacaatCTCACTCGATGGCACATTCCTAAACAAAGCTGCACTGATCTTCTCGACATTCACCAAGTCATCCACAGAATCTGTGTGAACGGCAAAAGCCTCGGTCAAACGCTTGTGTGAATTACGGAGATACATGTAGGCAATGGTACCAGCAAACCCAGGAGGTTGATAGGCAGAAGAGCCTGAAAcagatttgaaatcaacCAAGATGTGAGATGGTGGTTCGTGACTAAAGTTTTTGCCCAATGGTGGTTTCAATGAATACTTATCAGCATAGTTATGAACTTTGATTGGAAAATTAGGATCGAGAGCACCCAACTCACTGTTTAATGCAATCCTTGCAGGACTGGAGTTACCCCAATGAAGAATACGTCCATTGTAAGCGTCTCTAGCTAAAACAGACTTGTATCCTGAAACGTCAGTTCCCTCGTTCTCTAAATCATACGACTTTGTATTAATTCTAGCTGTTTTTGATGCAAGCAATTTGGGGatcttgttgaacaaataaacaacaGTTTCCCTTGCAACTTGTGCCTCATCTTCTGTCAAAAGTTCatgcaacaatttgattctAGTCTCGTTTAAAGCGTGATAAATCAGTACCAACTTAGTGAAAAGTCTGAATTCTCCCATAGAATACAAAGCAAAGATATGCGAAGTAAGCAATTCTAAAGTGTACATAATTTCATCACTTAAGTCGTCGATTGAATTGATACTACTTGGAAGGGGTGGGACCCGAGGTGTGGAAACTTCTTGCACACCATCGGTTGCCTCCTTGTGATTCTTTTCCGAGTCAGCAAGAGTGGTAACAGCAGATGCATCTACTATATTGTTAAACTCTTCATTCACTTCTAATTCTGGGTATGGTATTTCGCCAGTAATCTTGACAAAATCTAAAGGGAAAATCACAACCTTAATGTTTTGCACCGGCAACTCATCCAAATTGCATGAGGTGGCAATATACTCATTTGGCCAAGGTCTCACCACTGAATATCCCCTTGCCCACTTATCATCCCTAATGTCAAAGATATATACTTGATCACCTGGATACAAGTTCTCAAAGTGAGGACTTCTCAAATGAGGATGTCtttcatttggtaaaaaAGGTTTCAATATTCTACCTTTGAGAAAGGAATTAGTTTTTACCCAAGCCATGGTTTGGAGAAGAAAATGTGTTGTCGAGTGgaaatttgttcaattgacGAGCTTAAAATTTATCCTTTGTTGGAATTTcgattttgtattttttttcaaaaaattaatGTAAAATTAATTTCAGGTGAAAATTTCGAGGCGTGGGACATAAGCACAGCGCAAAAGGGGACCTACTGGAACTAAGAAGTGATTAAGCATTAGAGCTTATCATCCTAGAATGTAGCAATCATGCAAGATATTGTTGTGAAAGAAGAGGTCTCAGCACTGCAGATAAGTGGGATGATTCTTTTAATATAGTAGAGTGATTAGATTTAAGTTTTGAATAAGTTTTGATTCTGTGTAACAAATTTAAGCGAAGCGGATTAGGTAATATCTGACAATATAATGTAGAATTTAAAGGGCCCTCGGTAGAAGCTCCTATATAGAAGAAAATCAACCATAATCTATTACGCTAAAAATGATAACCATTTACGCAAAACTTCTTTAAAGCTCTTGTGGTTATAATCTGTGCCACCATCCCAGATATATCGATCCATTTCTGTTCTTCCTGAATCGAAATCAAGCCTATCCAAACTTGTAATCGATGAGCCCTTTATCACTCTATAGCCAGTATAGAGTACAGCAAATACCATCAACGACCCATAacttgaaaagaaaaacaaggTGTTCCATTCATGGTTTAAAAAGACAACAAATCCCATTGCCAAAACCATAAATAATGTTGCGCACATGCCAACAATTGCCGTGTACGGTTGAAATGGTGACTTGTAAGGATACGATGGGTCGTTTCTGCTCATGATATCTGGTCTCCTTTTCAATCCAAAGTAGAATCTAATAAATGTTAAACACATGGCAAACCAGACGAATATTCCAGAAGAAGCAATCACACTGTTTAGATTTTGAAACACAACTGTGGCTGATTCCGATACACATGTAAATGACAATAACCCAAATGCCCCAGCTAGCATGACTGCATTGTAAGGAATCCCATTTCTATTGCAATATGTGAGAAATTTAGGTGCTTTTCCCTGTAGAGCCAACGCGTAAACAGTTCTGGAACTAACATACAACTGTGCATTGCCACAACTAACAGCAaagaaaaccaaaaaaacaTTTGTTACAGTACTAAAGTCACATTGACCTGCACTTTGAAGTGCAACAATCCAAGGGCTTTGTGCACCACTTCCGTATCCGGCAAAAACTGACGAATCGTATGAACAATGCACACCTCCAACACTCTGGATGGCAATGTTGGTCAGAAACTCAGACACGTCAATACCTGTTTTGCCCAGAAGATATCTGAGCAATCTGGGATCACCAGCGTAAATATTCAAAGTGACCAAGAACGCtgataaacaataaaataTGACTATTCTCCAAAACACTCTCCTCATTGCTGATGGTAAAGCCTTTCGGGGATTTTTTGCTTCACATGCAGcaatacaaacaatttCTGTCCCACTGTAAGCataacaaacaacaagGATAGCAGTAACCAATGAAATAAATCTTCCAGTGTCACCCTCGATCCCTTCACTCGGTGGGCTTGTTCCATTATCGtataaattgaaactggGTCGAAAGAGACCGAAAATGATATTGTTCTCAAAATCTGACTTCAGATGCATCCAATACTTGAATCCTAAAGCGGGACCACCAAAACCCCCTCTGTTTAACACAATCATGACAATCATCATAACCACCACCCATAGTAACTTTATCAAGCTTGATatgtattcaatttctccaaataCTCTTATATCAATTAGATTGCTGGTTATGATGGAGCctagaaaaagaaaaacaaaccCAGTTGTTGCACCTTTACTTGATGTGGTCTTGAGTTGAGGAAAAAATGACAACATTATGacaccagcaacaacttCACCAGCGACACCAAAAGCAAAACTTAGGAAATACAACCAACCAGTAGCAAAGCCAAAAGCATCGTCAACAAACCTGGAGCTCAATCCTGAAACACCATCGATGACGGAGACAAACGTGACCATTTCGCAGAAAGACATCATAGTGCATAAAACAACTACTCCAACTATAGCAAACGCTAGTAGAGCTCCAAAACCACCAGCAATATTGATTGCTTTACCTGAGTTCAAAAACAACCCCACTCCAATCGTTCCACCTAGTGAGATCATCTGTAAATGACGTACGCTTAGCTTTCTGTGTAGTCTTTGTTTGCTGCTAGGGTAATATAGATCTTCTAAATCCGAAGTGTATTCCTTATCTGGTTTACATTGCTTGAATTTGCGGCTTTTAATTTCGGATGCTTCGTTGCCACCAGCATAAAAGTCATTGGCGAGGTCTTGTTCTCTAACAACGTTCAAAATCGTCTCCTTCTGTTGATTTCTCGGAAGTTTAGCAAGTATTCGCCCTTGGATTTTGTCGTTCAATGCACTTTCCTTAACAAACTTTTCGAAATCATTTAGTTCAATCGTTTGCAACGGTATACCACTACCCATCTCTTTGGCGCCTCTCTCCGCCGCTAGTCGCTCGTATGCTCTTAGATACTTAAATCTTCCATCTTCAGATATAGGGTTGTTGGCTATCTCGGTAATCAAGCTCGAATCAAGGGACAACTCATCATCGACTAGacttgttgataaatcaagATGTTCGTCTGGAAGGGATAAATCTACTTCCTCTATTTTTCCAAATGCATCTCGTAGTCGCCGTAGAGACCCAGAGTTTTCAGAATCTTCTTCATGGTTGCTTAGGCTTGGGAATAGGTTGACGGAAGCAGTTGATATCAGATCCATTTGTGCTTGATGTCAGTCCCGCACTTTTTGTGAAATTCTTGCATAGAAAGAGGAGATTTATAGAAGATAACAAAGGGCGCAAACAACTACTAGACTTTATATAAATCTCAAGAACCTAAATCCCTACAATACGACGTTAACAcgttctttttttttaaatcCCTATCATGACTCCATCACGACAATGAAGGCACAGATGAAAAGGACTTAAAAAAAGATGGTGTGTGTGTTTCGCGTCAGGAGCCAATGAAGGCAACGACACTGTGCAAGTTGGTTATGAGCAAGCCCATTTAAAACCAACTCACCTATCTCCAAAAATTCATTAACGTAACATTTCAAGTCATCAATGATGACATTTCAGTTGTTACACTGAAAAGAACAGATACTACACTGGATCTAAGCCAAATGGCAAAGAGATTTGGTTTTCAGAATAAGGGAGACCAGGGGAATGCGCAGTATTTATAGTCTTAAAAGGTAGTGCAATTTGAAacagaaaa is from Candida orthopsilosis Co 90-125, chromosome 1 draft sequence and encodes:
- a CDS encoding Ssy1 predicted amino acid sensor — encoded protein: MDSISTASVNLFPSLSNHEEDSENSGSLRRLRDAFGKIEEVDLSLPDEHLDLSTSLVDDELSLDSSLITEIANNPISEDGRFKYLRAYERLAAERGAKEMGSGIPLQTIELNDFEKFVKESALNDKIQGRILAKLPRNQQKETILNVVREQDLANDFYAGGNEASEIKSRKFKQCKPDKEYTSDLEDLYYPSSKQRLHRKLSVRHLQMISLGGTIGVGLFLNSGKAINIAGGFGALLAFAIVGVVVLCTMMSFCEMVTFVSVIDGVSGLSSRFVDDAFGFATGWLYFLSFAFGVAGEVVAGVIMLSFFPQLKTTSSKGATTGFVFLFLGSIITSNLIDIRVFGEIEYISSLIKLLWVVVMMIVMIVLNRGGFGGPALGFKYWMHSKSDFENNIIFGLFRPSFNLYDNGTSPPSEGIEGDTGRFISLVTAILVVCYAYSGTEIVCIAACEAKNPRKALPSAMRRVFWRIVIFYCLSAFLVTLNIYAGDPRLLRYLSGKTGIDVSEFSTNIAIQSVGGVHCSYDSSVFAGYGSGAQSPWIVALQSAGQCDFSTVTNVFLVFFAVSCGNAQLYVSSRTVYALALQGKAPKFLTYCNRNGIPYNAVMLAGAFGLLSFTCVSESATVVFQNLNSVIASSGIFVWFAMCLTFIRFYFGLKRRPDIMSRNDPSYPYKSPFQPYTAIVGMCATLFMVLAMGFVVFLNHEWNTLFFFSSYGSLMVFAVLYTGYRVIKGSSITSLDRLDFDSGRTEMDRYIWDGGTDYNHKSFKEVLRKWLSFLA